The sequence CATCAAGGTTGTAAGGCGGATGTCAGGCGGTGGAGCGGTTTATCACGACCCCGGCAATCTTAATTTCACCTTCATAGTAAAGCGGAACCCCAACAAGCTGCTCGACTTTAAAGAATTTACTGCATCTATTATTGAAACACTCAAAGCGCTCGGGATAAACGCTGAGTTCAACAGCCGCAATGACCTAACCATTGACGGCAAAAAATTTTCCGGAAACGCGCAGTACGTAACTAAAAACAGGCTGCTGCACCACGGCACCCTGCTTTTCAATTCAAATTTGGACGACCTCGAGAAAGCCCTGAACGTAAGTAACGACAAGATTGAATCCAAGGGCATAAAGTCTATCAGGAGCAGGGTCACCAATATTTCCGATTATCTCAAACGGGACATCGATATACAGGAGTTTAAAACCCTGCTTTTAAAAAATATATTTGCCGGCGGTGAAATAAAAACATATTACTTGAATCCGGAAGATAAAGCCGGCATAAACGAATTGGTAAAAACAAAGTACGGGACCTGGGAATGGAACTACGGGGAATCACCGGAATATAACCTTAAAAGATCGAAGCGTTTCAACTCCGGCAAGGTCGAACTAATGCTCTATGTAAAGGACGGCATAATCAGAGAATGCAGGATATACGGCGACTTTTTCGGCATGGGGGATATTTCGGATATTGAACACCTGTTAACAGGCAGGAAGTTCAAAGAAGAAGATATCAGGTCGGCGCTCGCGGTGCTCGAAACGGTAGATATCCGCCATTATTTCGGGGGAATAGCTTTGAGCGAGCTTATGGAATTATTTTGTTGAGAAAAGATTTGCTCCAACGCTCTATCCCTTTATCTTTTTCAGGAGCCATGCCATGTTTTTCCCCAGCTTCTCCATCGTCTTTATCCCTTCATCATCACTTTCGACTTCACCGACCTTTCCCCCCATCCCCAGGTTCCAGTAGCTGGAACCCACCACTATCATCTCGTTGATCAGGAAGAAATTGTTTATAGAGCTAAATACCATCAGGGCACCGGCCCTTCTTTCAGAAACTACAGCAGCCCCCACTTTGCGCTTCAGCAGGTTGCCGTTCCCCCTCGCAACAAAACCTGCCCTATCGATAAGGGCTTTCATTTCAGCAGTAAGGTTTGCAAAATAAGTAGGTGAACCTAGAATTATTCCATCCGCTTCAACCATCTTTCTTATGCATTCATTTACTATATCGCTGTCTATGACACATCTCATGTCAAGATTCTGCCTGCACTTCAGGCAGGCTCTGCATCCCCCTGATACCCTTCCTGACAGTTCAACCAGTTCACATTCTATGCCTTCCCTTTCAAGCTCGGCGAACACACGGCCAATGAGCTTTGCTGTATTCCCAGCCCTCCTGGGGCTTCCGTTAAAGGCTACAACCTTCAACCAATACATCTCCTTCCTCTTTATTATATTAAAATATTCTCCACATCCTTTACATATTGCTGCTCAATCGCCATACATCTCCAGCGCTTTCGCCAAAAGTTGCCGTCTTCCGGCCGTTTATTATTTATCATGTTTAATCACGCACAAGCCTAAATATAAAAACCATCCTTCACAGGCAATTAGTAATTTCCTTGAATTTTTCCATTATCTTCTTGGTTATATGACCGGGTTTGCCATTTCCAATAATATCATCATCCACCTGAACCACAGGCATTATTTCCGTTCCGGTGCCCGTCAAAAAGGCTTCATCGGCTTTCAAGAGTTCCTCTGGGGAAAAGGCCCTTTCCTCCACTTCAATACCCAAACCTTCGGCAATCTCTATAGCTACACCTCTGGTAATACCGTGCAGGATCCTTTCATTAGCAGGGTGGGTAAATACTCTGCCCCCCTTCACAATAAAGATGTTGCTGCTGGAACCTTCGGTAATAATTCCATCCCTGAAAAATACGGCTTCAAAAGCCCCTTTTTCTTTGGCCTCTTCCTTAGCCATAGTATTTGGCAGGAGTTGAACCGTCTTAATATAACATTTATGCCATCTTATATCGGGGGAAAGCGATATCTTTACCCCCTGTTCCTTTAATTCGGGCGGAATATCGGGAGTACCCCTGACTATTATCACAAAGGTTGGTTTTAAACCCTTGGGTGGTATATGCTGCCTGGGTGCTGCACCCCTCGTTACCTGGATATAGATAAGTGCTTCCTTCAATCCGCTCTTTTCAAGGGCTTCATTGCAAAGTTTCTCAAACTCCTTTATTCCCAAAGGCATAGGAATCCTGATAGCCTCAAGGCCCTGCTTCATCCGGCTTAAATGTCGGTCCATGCAAAAAGGCTTTCCATTATATGCCCTTATGACCTCATATACCCCATCCCCGAACTGAAACCCTCTGTCTTCTGCAGAAACAATAGCATTATTTTGATCTACAAATTTACCGTTCAGAACAAAAACCTCAGTCATCTTTAAACATCCTCCTTATTCTTTTGAAATTTTATAATGTGAACATCCCCTTCCTTTGCATCCATATAAAGGACCCTGTTTCTAAGGGGGGAACCTATACCGGTTATTACCTTAACCACTTCTTGAGCCTGCCAGCTGGCAACCATGGGCGGGGTAGCTGAAGGATTCCCCAGACTGACTTCTATTCCCTTATTCAAAGCCTTTTCCCGCGGACCGTAAAGGAGTTCAAGACCTCTGTCTTCAGGATAAATGGTCATAACCTGGCCGAAAAAGCCGCCTATTGCCCCGTGGACCATGGGTATCCCGGCTGCCCTGCAGGCATCCTCCAGAACAAATCTGGATTTTACATTATCCAGTGCATCCACCACAACATTGCAGCCGTGAATAATGTCCCCGGCATTTTCAGGAGAAACATAGCATGTGCGGGCCGTAACACTCACCGAAGAATTTATACGGGCTACCCTGTCGGCAGCCCTATCGCTTTTACTCATGCCGAGAAATTCCTCCGATGATAAAAGCTGGCGGTTCAGGTTGTTCTCTTCAAAGCTGTCGCCGTCAACCACCACTAAATGCCCGACACCCACTCTGGCCAAGAGCTCAACTACAAACCCGCCCAGGCCTCCGGCACCTATTACCGCCACCTTCGATTTTAGGAGCAGTATCTGGCCCTTAAGACCTACCGAGCCGATATTCCTTTCATATCTTTCAGGGATTATTCCATCCTCCAGGGCACCAATTTCAACTAGGCTTTGGGGAATTTTAAGCTGGGCCGAAATTTCCTTTATCTCATCCAGTTTTATTGACCTGTATTCTTCCCCCGATGGAGACCTTTTTAAAATGCTCTTGTTTCTCAACAAGTCTTGCAGAATCAAAACCTGAACACCTCGAATCCTTTTTATCAGTATATTTAATATTCGATAAATAATAAATTTATCCTTCTTTTTGATTTGATGTCAGATTTTTTCCCTTTCAAAATTACATAATCGCTTTTCTGAAATTTTCGTTGACAAAAGCCGTTTTTGCATTTATAATTAATTTCAACAATCTATAAATATTACTGTTTTAACAAACCTCTTATCAAGAGCGGTGGAGGGACTGGCCCGATGAAACCCGGCAACCGGCACATATTGTGCGTCTGGTGCTAATTCCTGCAAAACCCATTTGGGTTTTGAAAGATAAGGGGAGTCGGCTTAAAGCTTGTAATAAGCCCTCTTCTTATCGAAGAGGGTTTTGATTTTTTTAAAAAGGAGATGAAGAAGATGTCTGCAAAAAACAAATTTGGAGAAAAGATACTAAGCGGCGAATTCACGGTAACGGTGGAAATTAATTCTCCGAAAGGCACCGATGTATTCCATGAAATTAAGGGCCTCGAGCAGATGGTGGAAATGGTTGATGCTGTGAATATATGTGACTGCCCTATGGCCAATATGAGAATGAGTCCAATAACGACGGCCCACATAGTTCACGAGCTTACCGGTATTGAAGCCATCCCCCACTTTACCTGCAGGGATAGAAATATAATCGCCCTTCAATCAGAGCTCTTAGGGGCATGGGCTTTAGGTATAAAGAACATCCTTGCCATAACGGGAGACCCTCCCCAGAGGGGTGATCACCCCCATGCGACAGGGGTTTTTGAAGTGGATTCGGCAGGCCTGGTAAAGCTGGCCAAAGAGTTGAATAGAGGGTTTGATTTAAGCGGGAATGAATTAAGGGGTTCTACTGACTTTATAGTAGGAGTTGCGTGTAATCCGGGAGCCGAAGACCTGAATGCCGAAATAGATAGGCTCAAGCAAAAAATCGATTCAGGAGCAGATTTCATACAAACTCAGCCCATTTATGACCCCGATGTGCTCTTGAGGTTTCGTGATAGAACCAGCAATCTGGGGGTTCCCATCCTGGCAGGAATACTCCCCTTAAAAAGCCATAAAATGGCAGTGCACCTGAATGACAAAGTTCCAGGAATCAGCATTCCTCTCAAGTATATCGAAAGGATGAAAAAGGGACCGGAAGAAGGAGTAGCCATAGCTATGGAATTCATGGAACAAATCCTGCCCTATGTTAACGGCTTTCACATAATGCCCCTGGGCAATACTGCAACTGCAATTGAGCTGTTGAATTATATAGATACTATAAAGGTCAGGAAGGTGATTTAGTTGGTCGGCTATATTGCAAAAAGCTGTATAACCGTCGATAAGGGGGAAGTCCTGAGATACCTGGGGCACAAACAAAACAATAGCATAAGCCCTGAACTGAATGGAATAATAGATGAAATGTGTGATCTCGGCATTAAACTTGCCGAACCTCAATATGTATATGATGTATACCCCCTTAAAAAAGAAGAAAAAACTAAAAAGGTAATACCCCTTTACGGAAATAAAATCGATCACCTGCTCAGGAATTGCACCGATATTATAGCAATGGCAGTTACAATAGGGCCGGCCCTGGAAAATGAAGTTACCCGTCTTTTTGAAAAAAAGGAATATACCAGGGGAATCGTCCTGGATGCAGTAGGCACCCAGCTCTCTGAAGCCTCTGCTGACGCCCTTGAAGATATCCTTGAAGAAGGCTTATACGGCCAGTATTTTTTAACAGGACGCTACAGCCCAGGTTATGGTGACTGGGGTTTAGATGTGCAGCCTTATTTCTTAAAGGCTCTCTCTGCCGATGATATAGGTATAACTATCTCAGAAGCCAATATTCTTTTACCCAGGAAAAGCATAACGGCTATTATAGGCCTTGCAGTAGAAAAACAGGAAAAAGAAGGTATATGTCCGGATTGTTCTTTCCATATCTGTTCTTACAGAAAGGAGGGTTAATATGGCTTTTAATTTATTAAATGAAATTCAAAAAAGAATCGTAGTTTTCGATGGTGCTATGGGAACCCTGCTCCTTGAGAAGGGTCTGGTGAGAGAGGTTTGCCCTGAATCCCTGAATATAACCCACGGTGACGTAATACAGGAAATCCACACGAGGTATATAGAAGCAGGGGCAAGGGTAGTTCAGTCCAACACCTTCGGTGCCAATAGGATAAAGCTTAAGGAATGGGGTCTGGAATCAAGGGTAGAAGAAATAAATACCCTTGCATTAACATATGCACGAAAAGCCTGTGGTAATAATGCAGTTGCTGCTGCTTCCATCGGCCCGACAGGGAAGATCCTGGAACCGGCAGGGAGCTTCACTTTTGAAGAAGCCCTTGACGTATTCAGGGAACAAATAAGGGGAGTGCTTAAAGGTGGAGCCCAGGCAATTATTATTGAAACCATGTCTCAGTTAAATGAAGCCAGGGCAGCCCTAATAGCGGCCAGAGAGCTGACAAATCTCCCTGTAATATGTACCATGACCTTTGAAAAAAATAGTAGAACCCTTATGGGAACAGAAGCCGCCGCTGCCGCTCTAGTCCTTCAGTCCTTAGGTGCGGATATAATAGGGGTAAATTGCTCCCTTGGACCGGGAGAGCTCATTAATGTAGTTCACGAGATGTATCAAGTGGCAAGTGTTCCAATCCTGGTCCAGCCCAATGCAGGTATCCCCGTAATGGAAGGCGGCCAAACCCTCTATCCCGTAGGGCCCGAAGAGTTTGCCCGCCTATGCATAAACCTTATCGAGGCAGGGGCAGGGGCTGTGGGTGGATGCTGCGGCACGACCCCCGAACATATAAGGGCACTGACTGAAGCCACCCGGGGACTAAAACCTCCAAAAATAGCCGGAAAAAGGATTACAGCCCTGACCTCAAGCACTACCCCCTTATTTATAACCGAAACGCTGCCGGTAAGGGTTATAGGAGAACGGATCAATCCCACCGGGAGAAAGGATTTATCCGAAGAAATTAAAAGGGGTATCCCGGACGGCATCCTGAGGGAAGCTGTTGAGCAGAGGCAGGCAGGGGCTGATATCCTTGATGTAAATGTCGGAGTCCCCGGAATAGATGAAAGGGCTTTTATGGAAAGGGCCGTCAGGGAAATCCAGAAACTGGTGGATGTTCCCCTTTGTATAGATAGTTCAAACCCCGAAGCCATTGAAGGTGGTTTAAAGGCTTTTTGCGGAAAGGCTCTGGTAAACTCTGTAAACGGCAAGGAAGAAAGTCTGGATGCCGTCTTGCCCCTTGTTAAAAAGTACGGGGCCTGCTGTATAGGCCTTACCATAGATGAAAGGGGCATACCTGAAAATGCGGAAGAGAGGTTTCAAATAGCCAAAAAGATTATAGAGCGTGCGGGGATGATGGGGATCCCCAGAGAGGATATTATAATCGATTGTTTAACCCTAACGGCAGGGACCCACCAGTCTCAGGTAGAAGAAACATTGAAGGCTATACGAATGGTAAAGGCCTATCTGGGTAACCCAACTGCATTAGGGGTCAGCAATATATCCTTCGGCCTTCCGAAAAGGGACCTCTTAAATGCCACATTCCTGGCTTTAGCTCTGGGGGCAGGCCTTGACCTTCCTATTATCAATCCCCTATCAAAGGAAATGATGAATACCGTAAAAGCCTTTGATGTGCTGTCTTCAAGAGATCGGGCTTCTGAAAGGTATATCAAACTTTTCAGCCAGAACCTGCCAGAAAAAAAACAAATAGAAAGCCATACACACCCGGATTCTGAAGCAGATTTGGGAAAAACCCTTTATCAGAGCATTGTTGAAGGCAACAGGAACATCGCCGTCAAGGTCTCCGAAAAACTGGTCTTATCCAAAGCTGACCCTTTTAAAATCATACAGGGCGTTATCGGTCCCGCTCTAAATGAGGTTGGAAATCTGTATGAAGAGGGCTCCTATTTCCTGCCCCAGCTCCTTCTTTCGGCAGAAGCGGTCCAGGCTGCAATGGCAAAGCTGAAACTAAGGCTTGAAGGTCATGAAGGAAATAACAGGGGCAAGGTGCTCCTGGCTACTGTTAAAGGTGATATCCATGATATAGGGAAAAACATAGTCAGGGTCCTTATGGAAAACTACGGTTTCAATGTGGTGGATTTAGGAAAGGATGTCCCCCCTGAATCGATAGTCGAAAGGGCCGGAAAAGAACATATAAAAGTAATCGGTTTGAGTGCCCTTATGACTACTACGGTTTTGAATATGGAAAAAACAATAGAGCTGATAAAACAGAAACTCCCGGGAACATCTGTAATTGTAGGTGGTGCCGTATTAACGGAGGGTTATGCCAGAAAAATAGGAGCCGATTACTATGCCCCTGATGCCATGGCCGGAGTCAGGATAGTACAAAAAATCATGGGAGTAAAAAATGACTAAAACAAAAAGCAGGCAAGGCGAAATCTGCCCTGGCCTGCTTTTTATACTCAGGTTTTTTTAATCCCTGATTCCCTCTAATGCAAGATACTTAAACATCCCAAAACCCCTTAATTTAACCGTGATACCTTCAGGTGCCACTTTTAAGTCCCTAGCAACATATACCTTTATGCCATCCGCTTCTACCTCATGGTAATCTTCGGTACTTTTCGGTTCACCTGCAAGCACGGCAGGTTTATAAACGGGGCCGCATCACCCACCACCTACATTTGTCATTTTAATCGTTACCACATCGGTCTTCTGGGTTATAAATTCCTTTGCGTTTTCTTCAAAGCTTACCTGCATTTAAGTTCACCTCCATCATTTACCCCTATACAGTCGGGGGGTATCTATCTATAATTTAGCACAGAATTGTTTAATAGTCAACTAAATTACTATAAAAGCAGAGCTGAAGCATGAAAAATGCTTAGAATCCTTTCTCTTTCGCAATTTTGTGCTGAAACTAGCGCGAAAAGTTTTTACTCTTCTATTCCTTCAAGCCTTGATAATTCTATGTTTCAAAATTCATGCTTCACTTCTGCTATAAAAGCAGAGCTGAAGCACGAAAATGTTAAAATCCCTTTAGCTTTCACGATTTCATACAGAAAATTCATACAGAAAATAGTGCGAAAAGTTTTTATATTACTCTTCCTACAGAATATATTCCAGCGTGTCTATCGGAATATAGCCCAGCTGCTCTATACAAAACCTTTTCTTCAATTCTTTCTTTTTATAGCCG is a genomic window of Koleobacter methoxysyntrophicus containing:
- a CDS encoding lipoate--protein ligase — protein: MIYIPNDSANPYYNLAFEEYVLNNMDPGEDYVLLWQNAPAVIVGKFQNTIEEINTKFIKERGIKVVRRMSGGGAVYHDPGNLNFTFIVKRNPNKLLDFKEFTASIIETLKALGINAEFNSRNDLTIDGKKFSGNAQYVTKNRLLHHGTLLFNSNLDDLEKALNVSNDKIESKGIKSIRSRVTNISDYLKRDIDIQEFKTLLLKNIFAGGEIKTYYLNPEDKAGINELVKTKYGTWEWNYGESPEYNLKRSKRFNSGKVELMLYVKDGIIRECRIYGDFFGMGDISDIEHLLTGRKFKEEDIRSALAVLETVDIRHYFGGIALSELMELFC
- a CDS encoding HesA/MoeB/ThiF family protein, whose translation is MILQDLLRNKSILKRSPSGEEYRSIKLDEIKEISAQLKIPQSLVEIGALEDGIIPERYERNIGSVGLKGQILLLKSKVAVIGAGGLGGFVVELLARVGVGHLVVVDGDSFEENNLNRQLLSSEEFLGMSKSDRAADRVARINSSVSVTARTCYVSPENAGDIIHGCNVVVDALDNVKSRFVLEDACRAAGIPMVHGAIGGFFGQVMTIYPEDRGLELLYGPREKALNKGIEVSLGNPSATPPMVASWQAQEVVKVITGIGSPLRNRVLYMDAKEGDVHIIKFQKNKEDV
- the dat gene encoding D-amino-acid transaminase — translated: MTEVFVLNGKFVDQNNAIVSAEDRGFQFGDGVYEVIRAYNGKPFCMDRHLSRMKQGLEAIRIPMPLGIKEFEKLCNEALEKSGLKEALIYIQVTRGAAPRQHIPPKGLKPTFVIIVRGTPDIPPELKEQGVKISLSPDIRWHKCYIKTVQLLPNTMAKEEAKEKGAFEAVFFRDGIITEGSSSNIFIVKGGRVFTHPANERILHGITRGVAIEIAEGLGIEVEERAFSPEELLKADEAFLTGTGTEIMPVVQVDDDIIGNGKPGHITKKIMEKFKEITNCL
- a CDS encoding CC/Se motif family (seleno)protein is translated as MQVSFEENAKEFITQKTDVVTIKMTNVGGGUCGPVYKPAVLAGEPKSTEDYHEVEADGIKVYVARDLKVAPEGITVKLRGFGMFKYLALEGIRD
- a CDS encoding homocysteine S-methyltransferase family protein produces the protein MAFNLLNEIQKRIVVFDGAMGTLLLEKGLVREVCPESLNITHGDVIQEIHTRYIEAGARVVQSNTFGANRIKLKEWGLESRVEEINTLALTYARKACGNNAVAAASIGPTGKILEPAGSFTFEEALDVFREQIRGVLKGGAQAIIIETMSQLNEARAALIAARELTNLPVICTMTFEKNSRTLMGTEAAAAALVLQSLGADIIGVNCSLGPGELINVVHEMYQVASVPILVQPNAGIPVMEGGQTLYPVGPEEFARLCINLIEAGAGAVGGCCGTTPEHIRALTEATRGLKPPKIAGKRITALTSSTTPLFITETLPVRVIGERINPTGRKDLSEEIKRGIPDGILREAVEQRQAGADILDVNVGVPGIDERAFMERAVREIQKLVDVPLCIDSSNPEAIEGGLKAFCGKALVNSVNGKEESLDAVLPLVKKYGACCIGLTIDERGIPENAEERFQIAKKIIERAGMMGIPREDIIIDCLTLTAGTHQSQVEETLKAIRMVKAYLGNPTALGVSNISFGLPKRDLLNATFLALALGAGLDLPIINPLSKEMMNTVKAFDVLSSRDRASERYIKLFSQNLPEKKQIESHTHPDSEADLGKTLYQSIVEGNRNIAVKVSEKLVLSKADPFKIIQGVIGPALNEVGNLYEEGSYFLPQLLLSAEAVQAAMAKLKLRLEGHEGNNRGKVLLATVKGDIHDIGKNIVRVLMENYGFNVVDLGKDVPPESIVERAGKEHIKVIGLSALMTTTVLNMEKTIELIKQKLPGTSVIVGGAVLTEGYARKIGADYYAPDAMAGVRIVQKIMGVKND
- a CDS encoding flavodoxin family protein, encoding MKVVAFNGSPRRAGNTAKLIGRVFAELEREGIECELVELSGRVSGGCRACLKCRQNLDMRCVIDSDIVNECIRKMVEADGIILGSPTYFANLTAEMKALIDRAGFVARGNGNLLKRKVGAAVVSERRAGALMVFSSINNFFLINEMIVVGSSYWNLGMGGKVGEVESDDEGIKTMEKLGKNMAWLLKKIKG
- a CDS encoding methylenetetrahydrofolate reductase, encoding MSAKNKFGEKILSGEFTVTVEINSPKGTDVFHEIKGLEQMVEMVDAVNICDCPMANMRMSPITTAHIVHELTGIEAIPHFTCRDRNIIALQSELLGAWALGIKNILAITGDPPQRGDHPHATGVFEVDSAGLVKLAKELNRGFDLSGNELRGSTDFIVGVACNPGAEDLNAEIDRLKQKIDSGADFIQTQPIYDPDVLLRFRDRTSNLGVPILAGILPLKSHKMAVHLNDKVPGISIPLKYIERMKKGPEEGVAIAMEFMEQILPYVNGFHIMPLGNTATAIELLNYIDTIKVRKVI